Below is a window of Candidatus Omnitrophota bacterium DNA.
CGCAGGATCCAAGGACACATTTTTGGCTTTTTGATTTATTAAATAAATAAACTTTTAACTAATAAAATAATTCTCAATATACATGTTTATTGTTAAATTAAATCTTGACCAAATACATGATGGTACAGTGATGAGGATTTAATATAGGCAATAACGTTAACGGATTAGCATAGTAATTATTGGTTGGGAATGAACACGTTCTACATTCATGGAGGATAAGATTAAATGGACATAACAACGCGAGATGTGGAGGAAAAGAAGTTATCCACCTTTACTACTGAGTACAAGAAGGATGGAATATACAGGATTCTTTCTCTGGACGGCGGTGGAGCCAAAGGTTTTTACACCCTTGGCGTACTCAAAGAACTAGAAGGCATGCTGAATTGCCCTCTCTATAAACGGTTTGATCTTGTTTTCGGAACGAGTACAGGTGCGATTATCGCAGCGTTGATTTCGCTCGGCTATGAAGTTGAAAAGATCCACGCGCTCTACAAGAAATATGTTCCTAAAGTGATGAAACCATTGACCCGAAAAGGTAAGACTAAAGCCCTTGCCGAGCTTGCTGAACTGGTGTTTCGCAACGCAACATTTGAAGATGTTAAGACTGGGGTTGGTATCGTAACCACGAAATGGGTTATTGAACGGCCCATGATCTTTAAGGGTGATGTTGCGCAGGCCCACGGACGCAAGGGCACATTTCAGCCAGGCTTCGGTGTTCACATCGCAGATGCAGTGCAGGCATCCTGTTCAGCATATCCATTCTTCGATCGTAAAATTGTTACCACTGCTTCTGGAGACAGGATGGAGCTGGTCGATGGCGGTTACTGCGCAAACAACCCGACGTTGTATGCGATTGCGGATGCTGTCAGTGCGATGAATAAGACGCACGGCGATCTACGAGTGGTAAGCGTCGGAGTCGGAGTTTATCCTGAGCCGAAACGGTGGTTGATGCGGTTAGCGAAGAAATATCTTTTAAGCGTGCGCCTTCTGCAGAAAACACTGGAGATCAACACACAATCAATGGAGCAACTGCGAACAATCCTTTTCAAGGATATCAAGACGGTCCGAATC
It encodes the following:
- a CDS encoding patatin-like phospholipase family protein yields the protein MDITTRDVEEKKLSTFTTEYKKDGIYRILSLDGGGAKGFYTLGVLKELEGMLNCPLYKRFDLVFGTSTGAIIAALISLGYEVEKIHALYKKYVPKVMKPLTRKGKTKALAELAELVFRNATFEDVKTGVGIVTTKWVIERPMIFKGDVAQAHGRKGTFQPGFGVHIADAVQASCSAYPFFDRKIVTTASGDRMELVDGGYCANNPTLYAIADAVSAMNKTHGDLRVVSVGVGVYPEPKRWLMRLAKKYLLSVRLLQKTLEINTQSMEQLRTILFKDIKTVRINDTFERPEMATDLMEHNLDKLNMLRQRGSESFASRESDLRKLLIGVSEVER